A single genomic interval of Pseudorca crassidens isolate mPseCra1 chromosome 19, mPseCra1.hap1, whole genome shotgun sequence harbors:
- the ALOX15B gene encoding polyunsaturated fatty acid lipoxygenase ALOX15B, with protein MAEFRVRVSTGEAFGAGTWDKMSVIIVGTEGETLPLPLDHFGKEFSAGAEEDFKVTCPQDVGRVLLLRVHKAPPTLLRPFCPLASDAWFCRWVQLTPPRGAPLRFPCYQWLEDQGSLVLREGTAKISWEDRHPTLQQQRQEELQARRETYSWKTYIPGWPRCLNEETIKNLDLNIKYSLAKNITFYLRGSSMLAHLKLKGLLDRKGLWKSLEEMRSVFNFWKTPAVEYVFEHWQEDAFFAYQFLNGLNPVLIRRCRHLPKNFPVTDAMVAPVLGPGTSLQAELEKGSLFLVDYGILSGIRTNVINRRPQFSAAPMTLLYQRPGCGPLLPLAIQLSQTPGPDSPIFLPSDDKWDWLLAKTWVRNAEFSIHEALTHLLQVHLVTEVFTLATLRQLPHCHPLFKLLIPHTRYTLHINTLARELLIAPGKVVDRSTGLGIEGFSELIQRYMEQLNYSVLCLPEDIRARGVEDIPGYYYRDDGMQIWGAVECFVSEMIGIYYLSDESVRDDSELQAWVWEIFSEGFLGRESSGVPSSLGTREALIQYVTMVIFTCSAKHSAVGTGQFDFSAWMPNLPPTMQLPPPTSKGQASPERFIATLPPVNATCDVIVALWTLSKEPGDRRSLGTYPDEHFTEAAPCWSIAAFQSRLAQISRDIQERNQDLELPYTYLDPPIIENSVSI; from the exons ATGGCTGAGTTCAGGGTGAGGGTATCCACTGGGGAGGCCTTCGGGGCTGGCACGTGGGACAAAATGTCTGTCATCATCGTGGGGACCGAAGGAGAGACCCTGCCACTGCCCCTGGACCATTTCGGCAAAGAGTTCAGCGCCGGCGCT GAGGAGGACTTCAAGGTGACGTGCCCCCAGGACGTGGGCCGGGTGCTGCTGCTGCGCGTGCACAAGGCTCCCCCCACGCTGCTCCGTCCTTTCTGTCCCCTGGCCTCGGACGCCTGGTTCTGCCGCTGGGTCCAGCTCACGCCGCCCCGGGGCGCCCCCCTCCGCTTCCCCTGCTACCAGTGGCTGGAGGACCAGGGGAGCCTGGTACTGCgggaggggacag CGAAGATTTCCTGGGAGGATCGCCACCCCACCCTCCAGCAGCAGCGCCAGGAGGAGCTGCAGGCCAGGCGGGAGACGTACAG CTGGAAGACTTACATCCCAGGCTGGCCTCGCTGCCTCAACGAGGAGACCATAAAAAACCTGGACCTCAACATCAAATACTCTCTGGCAAAGAACATCACCTTCTACCTGCGAGGCAGCTCGAT GTTGGCACATCTGAAACTCAAAGGGCTGCTGGACCGCAAGGGGCTCTGGAAGAGCCTGGAGGAGATGAGAAGTGTGTTCAACTTCTGGAAGACCCCAGCCGTGG AGTATGTGTTTGAGCACTGGCAGGAGGATGCCTTCTTCGCCTACCAGTTCCTGAATGGCCTCAACCCGGTCCTGATCCGCCGCTGTCGCCACCTCCCAAAGAACTTCCCTGTCACTGATGCCATGGTGGCCCCAGTGTTGGGCCCCGGGACGAGTCTGCAGGCTGAGCTGGAG AAAGGGTCCTTGTTCCTGGTGGATTACGGCATCCTCTCTGGCATCCGCACCAATGTCATTAATAGGAGGCCTCAGTTCTCCGCGGCCCCAATGACCCTGCTATACCAGCGCCCAGGGTGTGGGCCCCTGCTGCCCCTCGCCATCCAG CTCAGCCAGACCCCTGGGCCCGACAGCCCCATCTTTCTGCCCAGCGACGACAAGTGGGACTGGCTGCTGGCCAAGACGTGGGTGCGCAATGCCGAGTTCTCCATCCACGAGGCCCTCACACACCTGTTACAGGTACACCTGGTGACCGAGGTCTTCACCCTGGCTACGCTGCGCCAGCTGCCTCACTGCCACCCACTCTTCAAG CTGCTGATCCCACACACACGGTACACCCTGCACATCAACACGCTGGCCCGTGAGCTACTCATTGCCCCCGGGAAGGTGGTGGACAGG TCCACAGGCCTTGGCATTGAAGGTTTCTCTGAGCTGATACAGAGGTACATGGAACAGCTGAACTATTCCGTCCTGTGTCTGCCTGAGGATATCCGGGCCCGAGGAGTTGAAGACATCCCAGGCTACTACTACCGGGATGATGGGATGCAGATCTGGGGTGCAGTGGAATG CTTTGTCTCCGAAATGATCGGCATCTACTACCTGAGCGATGAGTCTGTCCGCGATGACAGTGAACTCCAGGCCTGGGTGTGGGAGATCTTCTCCGAGGGCTTCCTAGGCCGGGAGAGCTCAG GCGTACCCTCCTCCCTGGGGACACGGGAAGCCCTGATACAGTATGTCACTATGGTGATATTCACCTGCTCGGCCAAGCATTCCGCTGTCGGTACAGGGCAG TTTGACTTCAGTGCCTGGATGCCCAACCTGCCACCTACCATGCAGCTGCCACCGCCCACCTCTAAAGGCCAGGCAAGCCCGGAGAGGTTCATAGCCACCCTCCCACCAGTCAATGCCACATGTGATGTCATCGTTGCCCTCTGGACACTGAGCAAGGAGCCTGGAGACAGA CGGTCCCTGGGCACCTACCCGGACGAACACTTCACGGAGGCGGCCCCGTGCTGGAGCATCGCGGCCTTCCAGAGCCGCCTGGCTCAGATCTCGCGAGACATCCAGGAGAGAAACCAGGACCTGGAGCTCCCCTACACCTACCTGGACCCTCCCATCATCGAGAACAGCGTCTCCATCTAA